One segment of Nomascus leucogenys isolate Asia chromosome 20, Asia_NLE_v1, whole genome shotgun sequence DNA contains the following:
- the LOC115830379 gene encoding recombining binding protein suppressor of hairless isoform X3, which yields MRNYLKERGDQTVLILHAKVAQKSYGNEKRFFCPPPCVYLMGSGWKKKKEQMERDGCSEQESQPCAFIGIGNSDQEMQQLNLEGKNYCTAKTLYISDSDKRKHFMLSVKMFYGNSDDIGVFLSKRIKVISKPSKKKQSLKNADLCIASGTKVALFNRLRSQTVSTRYLHVEGGNFHASSQQWGAFFIHLLDDDESEGEEFTVRDGYIHYGQTVKLVCSVTGMALPRLIIRKVDKQTALLDADDPVSQLHKCAFYLKDTERMYLCLSQERIIQFQATPCPKEPNKEMINDGASWTIISTDKAEYTFYEGMGPVLAPVTPVPVVESLQLNGGGDVAMLELTGQNFTPNLRVWFGDVEAETMYRCGESMLCVVPDISAFREGWRWVRQPVQVPVTLVRNDGIIYSTSLTFTYTPEPGPRPHCSAAGAILRASSSQVPPNESNTNSEGSYTNASTNSTSVTSSTATVVS from the exons GTTTTTTTGCCCTCCTCCTTGTGTATATCTTATGGGCAGtggatggaagaaaaaaaaagaacaaatggaacGCGATGGTTGTTCTGAACAAGAGTCTCAACCGTGTGCATTTATTGGGATAGGAAATAGTGACCAAGAAATGCAGCAGCTAAACTTGGAAGGAAAG AACTATTGCACAGCCAAAACATTATATATATCTGATTCAGATAAGCGAAAGCACTTCATGTTGTCTGTAAAGATGTTCTATGGCAACAGTGATGACATTGGTGTGTTCCTCAGCAAGCGGATAAAAGTCATCTCCAAACCTTCCAAAAAGAAGCAGTCATTGAAAAATGCTGACT TATGCATTGCCTCAGGAACAAAGGTGGCTCTGTTTAATCGACTACGATCCCAGACAGTTAGTACCAGATACTTGCATGTAGAAGGAGGTAATTTTCATGCCAGTTCACAGCAGTGGGGAGCattttttattcatctct TGGATGATGATGAATCAGAAGGAGAAGAATTCACAGTCCGAGATGGCTACATCCATTATGGACAAACAGTCAAACTTGTGTGCTCAGTTACTGGCATGGCACTCCCAAGATTG atAATTAGGAAAGTTGATAAGCAGACCGCATTATTGGATGCAGATGATCCTGTGTCACAACTCCATAAATGTGCATTTTACCTTAAGGATACAGAAAGAATGTACTTGTGCCTTTCTCAAGAAAGAATAATTCAATTtcag GCCACTCCATGTCCAAAAGAACCAAATAAAGAGATGATAAATGATGGCGCTTCCTGGACAATCATTAGCACAGATAaggcagaatatacattttatgagGGAATGGGCCCTGTCCTTGCCCCAGTCACGCCTGTGCCTGTGGTAGAGAGCCTTCAG TTGAATGGCGGTGGGGACGTAGCAATGCTTGAACTTACAGGACAGAATTTCACTCCAAATTTACGAGTGTGGTTTGGGGATGTAGAAGCTGAAACTATGTACAG GTGTGGAGAGAGTATGCTCTGTGTCGTCCCAGACATTTCTGCATTCCGAGAAGGTTGGAGATGGGTCCGGCAACCAGTCCAGGTTCCAGTAACTTTGGTCCGAAATGATGGAATCATTTATTCCACCAGCCTTACCTTTACCTACACACCAGAACCAGGGCCGCGGCCACATTGCAGTGCAGCAGGAGCAATCCTTCGAGCCAGTTCAAGCCAGGTGCCCCCTAATGAATCAAACACAAACAGCGAGGGAAGTTACACAAACGCCAGCACAAATTCAACCAGTGTCACATCATCTACAGCCACAGTGGTATCCTAA